The sequence AAGTGACACCCATTATTCCCTTGGGTTATGACCCCAATGCTCCTCTGCCCTTGTCCCGAGGCGGTGTTGGTTTGGATATTCGGGTGCCGGTGAGCCGCTCCTTTCCGGTGGGGAATCGCTGGGGATATTGGACAGTAGAAGTAGCTTATCGCCCCTATTTTAGTGAACGTTCTGATGAATTTCGTACTTTTGCCGAAGTGGCAATTCCGGTTACCGACCGGCTCGATATGGCGGCGCAAATTGATAGCATCATCGGCACCCAAGACCCAGAGGCAAATTTCACCAAAGTGGTGGGTCAATTTCGCATCAAAGCAACGGATTTGATCCGAGTTGTTCCCGGAGCCTATAAACAAATTGATGGACCAGGTTATGGATTTGAATTAGGTTTGTGGTTTACTTTTGGCGGTGCTGTAGCAACAGGAAAATAATGCGTATTCCAATTTCACGAAGGGCTTTATTATCAGGGGCAATTTCCCTATCTGTAACGGCACAATTATCCCCCAAAGTGCGGGCGCAATTTCCACGATTGTATGGCATTAATGCCTATTACCTGCTGGTAGAAAGCTATCGTAAGGTACAACAGCAACCACAACGCCCTGTTCAAGATGTGGTTAGGGACTACTTAACCCAGGATTTACAGTTACCCGAATTACGCCGTCGCAGTCAGATCAATGCCATCCGTTTTTGGGCATTTAATGACTATCCTGTGTCGGCTCCTGGCGTACCAGACGGAAGTTTTGATGCAGCTCTTTGGTCAGCACCGAACCAGGTCGTTCAGCCTGTTTTGAATATCCTAAATATCTTAGTTGAGCAGTTAAGTGAACTGGATTTTTATTTAATTCCTACCCTGGGAAATTATTGGCTATCCTATGGGGGCATTTTGCGCTATTTAGAGTGGGTCAAAGCCATACCAGCGGGAACTTGGTTAAATGCTTTTATGACCCTCCAAGACCAGGATAAATATCTAAAATATGGGGCGAATTTCTATTTGAATCCCCAGGTTGAGCAGTTGTTCCAAAATCATACCAGACAAGTTCTCAATGTGTTAAATAAATATCCTAAAGTTATTGCAATTGATATTCTCAACGAACCCAGGGGCAAGGGTGTCTATGCCCAGGAAAATCGCCCCGTTAAACCCAATGTCCCGATGCAAAAAATTGTTGCCGATTGGCTAGACCGTCAAGCGATATTTATCCGTAAAAATATGAGTAATTCAGTTCATATTACTTCTGGGGAAGAAGGCTGGCTCGCCCAACCTCCTAAACTGGCTTTAACCTACTTAAAATCTGATCCGCAAACTCATGAGGGAATTGACTTAGCTACCAATATGACCCGTCCAAATTTAACGATGGGAACCATTC comes from Synechococcus sp. C9 and encodes:
- a CDS encoding cellulase family glycosylhydrolase; the encoded protein is MRIPISRRALLSGAISLSVTAQLSPKVRAQFPRLYGINAYYLLVESYRKVQQQPQRPVQDVVRDYLTQDLQLPELRRRSQINAIRFWAFNDYPVSAPGVPDGSFDAALWSAPNQVVQPVLNILNILVEQLSELDFYLIPTLGNYWLSYGGILRYLEWVKAIPAGTWLNAFMTLQDQDKYLKYGANFYLNPQVEQLFQNHTRQVLNVLNKYPKVIAIDILNEPRGKGVYAQENRPVKPNVPMQKIVADWLDRQAIFIRKNMSNSVHITSGEEGWLAQPPKLALTYLKSDPQTHEGIDLATNMTRPNLTMGTIHMYTHPAAELQKTSLAGLPFTDRRGWDYLLRPDQPGSWQNYKKLGDEWLRSRALAMGNKPWYLGELGWCRPRSDQDKRPLSNRELQDDRITLYRHWTNLAFSLGAKGVFLWLLDGLQHQDEFYGMTREQIQQIFPA